One segment of Phenylobacterium koreense DNA contains the following:
- a CDS encoding polysaccharide biosynthesis/export family protein — MKSPIKSLGLTLALICAACGTAPAPTPAAAATAAPSADADQAYLLGAGDKLKVTVYGEADLTGEFVVGDRGAVSFPLVGEIPAQNRSVADFKSSLTAALQEGYLKDPRITVEVISYRPYYILGEVTKPGEYPYTNGLTVLNAVAAASGFTYRANTKRVFIKRAGSNEEQKFPLTATERVQPGDTIRIGERYF; from the coding sequence ATGAAATCGCCCATCAAGTCTCTCGGCCTCACGCTCGCGCTGATCTGCGCCGCCTGCGGGACCGCGCCGGCGCCGACGCCGGCCGCCGCAGCGACCGCAGCGCCCAGCGCGGACGCCGACCAGGCCTATCTGCTGGGCGCAGGGGACAAGCTCAAGGTCACGGTCTATGGCGAGGCCGACCTGACCGGCGAGTTCGTGGTCGGCGACCGCGGGGCCGTCTCCTTCCCGCTCGTCGGCGAGATCCCCGCGCAGAACCGATCGGTCGCGGACTTCAAGTCCAGTCTCACCGCCGCGCTGCAGGAGGGCTACCTCAAGGACCCGCGCATCACCGTCGAGGTCATCTCCTATCGCCCCTACTACATCCTCGGAGAGGTGACCAAGCCGGGCGAGTATCCCTACACCAACGGCCTGACCGTCCTGAACGCCGTGGCTGCGGCCTCCGGTTTCACCTATCGCGCAAACACAAAGCGCGTGTTCATCAAACGCGCCGGCTCCAATGAGGAACAGAAGTTCCCCCTTACGGCCACCGAACGCGTTCAGCCCGGCGATACGATCCGTATCGGCGAGCGCTATTTTTAG